The Astatotilapia calliptera chromosome 2, fAstCal1.2, whole genome shotgun sequence genome includes a window with the following:
- the hvcn1 gene encoding voltage-gated hydrogen channel 1: MSRYLKHFTAVGDQHVVHSDEEELHVSSEELSPATAQLPVTLTFRDSFKRLYSSERFQVLVVCLVILDAIFVLAELLIDLAVIKLEHGHIAPEVFHYLSLAVLTFFMLELAGKMFAYRLEFFLHKFEVFDGFVVIVSFILDIVFIFHEDAFDGIGLLILLRLWRVARIINGILVSVKTRADQKVHKLKESYDHLVQRVTELQERSDKLAQENDNLKALLKKHGIDV, from the exons ATGTCTCGGTACCTGAAGCATTTCACTGCTGTGGGGGACCAGCATGTGGTCCATAGCGACGAGGAAGAACTGCATGTTTCCAGTGAGGAGTTGAGTCCGGCTACGGCACAGCTTCCAGTTACGTTAACATTTAGGGATTCATTCAAGAGGCTCTACAGCTCAGAACGTTTCCAG GTGTTGGTTGTGTGTTTGGTAATCCTGGATGCCATCTTTGTCTTGGCTGAGTTGCTTATAGATCTGGCTGTCATCAAGCTCGAGCATGGCCACATTGCTCCAGAG gtttttcacTACCTGAGCTTGGCTGTTCTCACCTTCTTCATGTTGGAGCTGGCTGGGAAGATGTTTGCATACCGCTTGGAATTCTTCCTGCACAAATTCGAGGTGTTTGATGGTTTTGTGGTGATAGTGTCTTTCATCTTGGACATTGTCTTCATCTTCCATGAGGACGCTTTTGATGGGATAGGTCTTCTGATCCTGCTCCGACTCTGGAGGGTAGCCAGGATTATCAACG gAATCCTAGTGTCAGTGAAGACCCGTGCAGACCAGAAGGTTCACAAGCTGAAGGAAAGCTATGACCACCTGGTTCAAAGAGTCACTGAGCTACAGGAGCGCAGTGATAAACTG GCACAAGAGAACGACAACCTGAAAGCCCTCCTCAAGAAGCACGGCATAGACGTCTAG
- the tctn1 gene encoding tectonic-1 — MAVTTVVKCDPEFFYLFLMLTVVTVNTTESDFNTTAFDAYNLIYNVTESYPRTQPPASESTTTAPSYSTEMPNLPAVPLPVSGHLPTPLTSADRLCPCDEQMDVCDINCCCDRVCSGDVPLFTSCSYPTVSGSKQMCSHDVALYSLRRAADGYSELQSSVQKETNYDIFCIESQNRVDGLSYPSPALPTDSNFVSLFKQFTSYIFGLEKVNQASSVNLQTAGGYQYGDVIVTAGAAEQREILQLPAPGVTADCVDNSPAAFLKDQSSRCSRRVVLDQDCGHLPALSMDSYTDTQLFSDMSTDAAVVPVVVSSVILQSADHTQTELKVTGGGNISPVLINPTLCGNVVLKVLYVIKYNPQGKIENATVSVVLGFVTEAVLHLEQEFQVTYIQADGGDVNVHYSGNPGYVVGLPLVSGTRTADGIVRSIDLRDTLSLLLSTEDQDCLQGPHQRSPVLFGHDSVSGCLLRLEDGVNCTIVSQELLGILRGFNYPYYVASFGNSRLDNLLDWVQIKTNFNPTEAPSCSIPLSLHLEIKWTNYGSFVNPQAQIVSIKEVIQSNTSSLTLLSRGSSVLPIRSSVAFIPVSAAALPGYRATPTINAKLPFDFFFPFV, encoded by the exons ATGGCGGTCACAACTGTAGTCAAGTGCGATCCAGAGTTCTTCTATTTATTTCTCATGCTTACTGTCGttactgtaaacacaacagAGAGCGACTTTAATACGACGGCTTTTGATGCCTACAATCTTATTTATAATGTTACTGAGAGTTATCCGCGTACACAGCCTCCAGCGTCCGAGAGCACGACCACAGCTCCGAGCTACAGCACCGAGATGCCGAACCTACCGGCCGTGCCCCTGCCAGTCTCCGGGCACCTACCCACTCCTCTCACCAGTG ctgacAGGTTATGTCCCTGCGATGAGCAGATGGATGTATGTGACAtcaactgctgttgtgacagaGTGTGTAGTGGGGATGTGCCTCTGTTCACCAGTTGCTCTTATCCCACTGTGAG TGGCAGCAAGCAGATGTGCAGCCATGATGTGGCATTGTATTCTTTAAGGAGAGCAGCAGACGGTTATTCAGAGCTGCAATCATCTGTTCAGAAGGAGACCAACTACGACATCTTCTGCATCGAGTCACAAAACC gagTTGATGGACTGTCATATCCCTCTCCCGCTCTGCCAACTGACAGCAACTTTGTGTCGCTCTTTAAACAATTCACCAGCTATATTTTCGGTTTAGAGAAAGTTAACCAGGCGTCCTCTGTAAACCTCCAGACCGCGGGCGGATACCAG TATGGGGATGTGATCGTGACGGCAGGGGCGGCTGAACAGAGAGAGATCTTGCAACTGCCAGCTCCCGGTGTCACTGCTGATTGTGTGGATAACAGTCCTGCAG CTTTCCTGAAGGATCAAAGCAGTCGGTGCTCCCGTCGCGTGGTCCTGGATCAGGACTGCGGCCATCTGCCAGCCCTCAGCATGGATAGCTACACTGACACCCAGCTGTTTAGT GATATGAGCACAGATGCAGCA GTTGTTCCTGTGGTGGTGTCTTCAGTCATCCTACAGTCTGCAGATcacactcagactgagctgaaGGTCACAGGTGGAGGAAACATCAGTCCTGTTCTCATCAACCCCACCCTCTGTGGTAATGTGGTGCTGAAG GTTCTCTATGTGATAAAGTACAACCCACAGGGTAAGATAGAAAATGCAACGGTGTCTGTGGTGCTTGGATTTGTAACTGAAGCTGTGCTGCATTTGGAACAGGAGTTTCAGGTCACGTACATCCAG GCAGATGGGGGGGACGTGAATGTCCACTACAGCGGAAATCCAGGTTATGTGGTCGGCCTGCCGCTTGTGTCTGGAACAAGAACAGCCGA TGGGATTGTCAGAAGCATTGACCTCAGAGACACTCTGTCTCTGCTCCTCAGCACTGAGGACCAGGACTGTCTGCAGGGTCCACATCAGCGCTCACCTGTCCTCTTTGGTCACGACTCTGTGTCTGGCTGCCTGTTAAG GTTGGAAGATGGTGTAAATTGCACTATTGTCTCGCAAGAGCTTCTAGGAATTTTGAGAGGATTTAACTATCCTTATTATGTGGCTTCCTTTGGAAACTCCCGCCTGGACAATCTCCTGGACTGGGTGCAGATCAAGACCAACTTCAATCCCACA GAAGCTCCAAGTTGCAGCATCCCATTGTCACTGCACTTAGAAATTAAATGGACCAATTACGGATCCTTCGTGAATCCTCAAGCACAGATTGTGAGCATCAAAGAAGTAATTCAGAGCAACACCAGCAGTTTG ACCCTGTTGTCCAGAGGCAGCAGTGTCCTTCCAATCAGAAGCTCAGTGGCCTTCATCCCAgtatctgctgctgctcttcctgGTTACAGGGCCACACCTACCATCAATGCCAAACTGCCCTTTGACTTCTTCTTCCCTTTTGTTTGA